DNA sequence from the Hippoglossus stenolepis isolate QCI-W04-F060 chromosome 17, HSTE1.2, whole genome shotgun sequence genome:
CGAATATTCGAGGAAGAAGATTTCCCAGAGAGAGACTCCTGTCCTGGAACCAAGAGGAAGAAGGTAGAAGGAAAACCTGCAGAACCATGGTAAGCCCACTCATTTCTGACATGTATATCTCTGCACACCTAGTTCCACCATCTTTAGTTAAACATAGCAGAGAATTACGTCCCTGAATGTCTCATTAAATAGACATATGTGTGTAAAACTAACAATAACAGTGGAATCAACAGTAAAGAAGTAATTCTATATTTTGATTTGTACAATAATGACTTTGATTCTGTTGTGAAGTTGCAGAACTTAACTggctttttattattattaagtttatcgaattaaaaaaagaaccaaAGGAGGAAAAACGTGACAGTTATATTCCCTATTTTggttttgattcattttctgtcttctaTTCTAATTGTCTTTGTAGTACTTTCTGTCGTATTTGTATTTGCCTATATGTAAAAAGCCCATATCTGCtgttttgtaaatttgtattccttttatttaaaacctGCTGTCAGACATACTGTGGAACTAACACTCTCCGAAAAATCTGCAGCATAGATTTGACCAAGGACAGCCCAGCCTCCTCACGCAAACCGTCCGAGGAAGATGATGGTAAACTGTCAGTGATCTCCTGGAACGTGGACGGACTGGACACAGACAACCTTGGGGAGCGCGCCAGAGGCCTGTGTTCCTTCTTAGTCTTGTGAGCCTGTGTTTCtttactttgacatttaatTGGCATCACTTCATATTCAAATTGTTTGGAGGGGGGCAGTTAAGCGTTCTTATATAATTGTGTTGATATCAAAGGTCAGCCGCAGAGCCGTATCCCTGGAGATGCAATGTATGACTCAGCGATACATAATCAACTCAGATAGcttttgaattttcttttcatgcagaTACACTCCTGATGTGGTTCTCCTACAGGAGCTCATTCCTCCCTACGTCCAGTACTTGAAGAAACGGGCCGTCAGCTATCTGATCATTGAAGGTACATTATTTTCAATGATGTAGGAACTTGCTCTTATTACCAGATGATCAGTGTAGGGTACTTAGTTTAAAACAGCAGGATCCATGTCTCAGATAATTAGTGCAGGATTCTGTAAAAGTTTCTACATACCCAGCATCAACCACACGTCTTTatactggggggaaaaaacattagATAACCTGCGGACAAACTTGATCATTTAAGCTGCACTTTCTCTTCCCTTGTGCTGACCAGGTGGTGAAGAAGGTTACTTTACTGGTATGATGCTGAAGAAGTCACGAGTCAAACTGGTGGAGAGCGAGACAGTAACTTACCCCACCACGCAGATGATGAGGAATCTGCTTGTAGCTCAAGTTCGTGCACAGTCGTCCAAATACTACAAATGATAAAATTCTGTTAAcctccaatttttttttaaaaacatatttttccttGAAAATCAGGTGGATTTCAAAGGCCAGAAGCTGTGTCTGATGACGTCTCACTTTGAGAGCTGTAAGGCCCACTCAGCGGAGCGGATGAAGCAGCTGCGGGTGGTGATGCAGAGGATGAGGGAGGCACCGGACGATGTCACCGTCCTGTTTGGAGGGGACACAAACCTGAGGGACACAGAGGTTAGTCATTTGTCCCTCCAGTCACATGCAATCACCTTTATTTACTTCTTTAGTAATCCTTGTCCTCGGCTTCATCTCAGGTGGCCAAGGTGGGCCTGccctccagtgtgtgtgatgtgtgggaGCGACTGGGCAAACAGGAGCACTGCCGCTACACGTGGGACACCAAagccaacaacaacaagactGTTCCCTATATCAGCCGTTGCCGCTTCGACCGGGTTTACTTCCGCCCAGCAACAAAGGATGGAGTCCCACGTCTTGCCCCCGACCACATGGCCCTGGTGGGCCTGGAGAAGCTGGACTGTGGACGCTTCATTAGTGATCACTGGGGAATCTactgcagcttctctgctgGGTAGAAATGCACAAATTGCTAAAACGTGCATTGTCCAGTTGGCTTTGTTCAAAGTGACACAGCATTGCCTCTGGGTTGAAAACACAGAATCAGTTTCTCCTTTAATTTTCTCACCTCTGGTTGCCTGATTATTTCATGGCTTGATTTGAATTGTTTTATCTTCTGAACTTAAAATGggcaaataaatgcagaaaggaccaataaatgtaaaaacaagttTGCAGTGATTTGAGATTAACTTTTTTATTCAGTATGAAATTGACAGCCTTTACCCTTGACAGTGCAATCCAACCACAAGGTCCGCTAGAAGGGGGCTCAGTGTTTCTACCTCCAGCAAGACTAATGCCCCATCTTTCCATGTCAAAGAAAGGAAATCCAGGATCCACCTGTTTATCCAAATCCtctacaaaatgtaattttctggAGCTTTTCTTCACATCACATGCTCGTCATCAACAGTTGCAGCTTGCCCATTAATGTTAAAGTTTCCATTCACCTTAGGGACTTTATAGGTTTGGCCTGAAAATGATTATTCAtgtgacatttttgttgttacAACTCATCAAATagtctgtattttaaaataaagttagtAGCAGCAGGAAGCTTCTGTCACATTTTAGGAGTGAATATGACTGATGTCAACATCTATATTGTAATATAAACTGGCAGCACTGTAATATTGGCATCAacaccactagagggcagtacagagttatttatttatatatataatatataagagATTTTATAtagagacacatacacacacctacatggtgttttttttgctggaaaagtgccatttttaaaaaggccaaactacaaaataaataaaaaacaaagataagcCTGAGCCTGATAAATTGAACTTTTGTACCTCTTCATTTGTTTGTAATATCCACCAATTTTCTTACGTAACAGGAAATATCGGATTTGAAAAAAGACCCAATTCGAAGGATTATTCTATGCAATTATTCAATAGCACCTATAATCCATATCGTACATTTTGACAATCTATGAAGAACTGAGTTATACATCAAACCACATGTAACCTCCCCCTCACTGTCCCTGCCATCACTGTCAACagttctccctcctctctggaaCACCCCCTAAAGTCTGAGAgggtgtttttatgtttgttttgcgTGTAGACGGcaccgtgtttgtttgtttttacagcacaGTTACACAGAGTGAAGAAGAGCTGACCTTAGGAGAGGACACAGATGTGACTGTTCTGTGGGAGCAGGCGTCATCACAAaagtccctccctccctccctccctcccttatctgcccccccccctccctggtTCCAGATCAGCAAGGACACATGGAACGAAACTGCAGAGCTTGAATGAGTTGCAATATGTCAATCTGAAGAGTAAGCATCCCTTTCTTTTCAAGGCATCTTCCTGTGTATGCTTCTCTGGAGTTCAGGAGGCACTGGGCCACCTGACACAGCTTGAAAATATTTCTCTTGATATCATCAGCCTCATATATGAcggttttaaaaataacaatagcTTTTGCACCTTATCTATAGATATTTCTGCTGCTACATAAAATCATGCCTTAGAGTTCTCAGAAACACCAGCAGAGAATAATGGACTTTCATGACTTCTGCATCTGTGACTGCATTACTGTCCCAATATGTATTCATGCATAACCTATACCCCATATTAAAACATGatatatttcttcatttctgtattttgtccCCTTAAAATGTGCACAATAAGGACATTATTTTGCACTGTGAGTTTACATGGTAAGTTAAGGCTTTATGAATGGATGGACAATCAGTTTATATATGTTAACCCACAGAAAAAATATGTAGgtgtgaagctgttttttttttcatacagcAACATGCAGACGTTTATATCTGATCACCAGTTTGATTTTAGAGGATGATCAAACGCATGGGTCGAAATTGTCTTTTTATAATGGCTATCTGTAAATTTGAAGTAATTAACTGATCATCAATCAGATGAACTTACATTGATTATAATTTGTCAGTGGtgagcaacaaaaacacatcctgCATTAATGTATGCAATAAATCGTCATTAGTAGTGTATTACTTTTGCATTAGAAATATTTGAGGTGTTATTGATGGACTGTTTGAAAAGTTGATTTGACGAGCAGCAGAAATCAGAGTCATTTAACTTCCCAGGCTCCTCCAGAGGTGCACGACTATTTTTACTGAGCAGTTTCactccacagcagcaggtcagagatgGTGCAGATGGAGGCGACAGCTGTCTGGGCCAAGAAAGTGGTCATGTGATCAATCCGTCTGTCTTGAGCTGGATCCCTGTGCCAGAGGCCAATCCacatccccctcctccacaaATCCTTAAACATCCACACCACAAGTTTCCCTCTGGACGGCTAAATGGACGTATTCCAAGATAGTCTCACTCACCCTGTTtttatgaaatatattatttcCCTCTCAGATGGGTTTTCAAGCACCAACAGCCTCACAGATGTATTTTTGGATCTTTCCTTCCAAAAGCGTAGCCCTCAGTGAGAGCTGAGGCTTTTATTTGAGGCCTGTCAAAATGAATGTTCTTGGCTGTGCGTGGACGTATCTGTGCGCTGGCGGCGAGGCTGCGGGAGGCCCTTTGTCCTTTGAGGCGGGGTTGGATGATGATGGATTGGACACAGATATGACCCCAGCCTGACTGTGTTGTGCAAAGAGCAGCGGCGGaatctgtgctgcagctcaacagACAATGCAATAAAACGGAAGGGGTGTCTGAGCTGTTACTGTTTGACAgatagattgtgtgtgtgtctgtaaggtATTGCTCATGTTGTTTTCACAATTACATTCTGGGTAAAATCAAGTCCTCATAACgtaaattattacattttaggTGAGGACATGTCtcaaggttaggtttagggtttagggtttctctctccattttcaaaTCCCGTCTCAAAACccatctttttctttgttaattTTAGTGATCTTTTTGATACATCGctttttgatgtgtttttacctctgccttgtaaggtgaccttgagttctgtgaaaggtgcctttaaataaaatgtattatgacggctctcttctactgccccggtgtctacagccagtccaggtacagcactctatatatcataaatacatgtttatgtatcatatcttctgtctcatcccaaCAACTACATCAGAAGTCCACATTGAAAAAGTTCaccaaattaatataaacacaaaaatgtactttacttGTTGCTATTAGATAATAGGTATGATATGATGATATTAGTAGAATTTGTAAGGACATATATTCTACTGCCTCATCTTTGATACATTGATGGATTAGAGTCATCAGTATTTGATTGTgggaaacagttaaaagaagATTCTATTTGGAAATTTTTGactact
Encoded proteins:
- the tdp2b gene encoding tyrosyl-DNA phosphodiesterase 2 — protein: MASASDSDKPSVSNVEESRSRLCEEFAAITGTDSAAAQSYLSINGWEMEKALNSFFEADMERIFEEEDFPERDSCPGTKRKKVEGKPAEPCIDLTKDSPASSRKPSEEDDGKLSVISWNVDGLDTDNLGERARGLCSFLVLYTPDVVLLQELIPPYVQYLKKRAVSYLIIEGGEEGYFTGMMLKKSRVKLVESETVTYPTTQMMRNLLVAQVDFKGQKLCLMTSHFESCKAHSAERMKQLRVVMQRMREAPDDVTVLFGGDTNLRDTEVAKVGLPSSVCDVWERLGKQEHCRYTWDTKANNNKTVPYISRCRFDRVYFRPATKDGVPRLAPDHMALVGLEKLDCGRFISDHWGIYCSFSAG